From Nitrospirota bacterium, a single genomic window includes:
- a CDS encoding HAD hydrolase family protein, with product MISVEIPGNIRLDIDHFVSDFSGTLSEDGVLLSGVREKLNELAEKVHVHVLTSDTFGKAHKELEGIKCTVHILDGPDHTGQKERYVLSLGAEKVVAIGNGNNDARMLKAAGIGVVVCLKEGCSVEALTAAKIFVMSPMDAVDLLLQPKRLIATLRR from the coding sequence ATGATCAGTGTTGAAATTCCAGGCAATATACGACTGGATATAGACCATTTTGTTTCTGACTTTTCCGGCACCCTTTCCGAGGATGGAGTTCTTCTATCAGGTGTTCGAGAAAAACTTAACGAACTTGCAGAAAAAGTTCATGTGCATGTGCTGACCTCCGATACCTTTGGCAAAGCACACAAGGAGCTTGAGGGTATTAAGTGCACAGTTCATATTCTTGACGGCCCGGATCACACCGGACAGAAAGAGCGATATGTCTTATCTCTGGGCGCCGAAAAGGTTGTTGCAATAGGAAACGGGAACAACGATGCCCGGATGCTTAAAGCTGCAGGCATAGGGGTTGTTGTCTGTCTGAAGGAGGGGTGTTCCGTGGAAGCGCTGACAGCAGCTAAGATTTTTGTAATGTCACCCATGGATGCTGTTGACCTGCTGCTCCAGCCAAAACGACTGATAGCGACATTGCGGCGATAA
- a CDS encoding phosphotransferase translates to MINEKAIKAYVLKEFRDISNVEIRKLGSGVQGSGFLVQMLTKKGSKSYVVKSLLSEGFGHDYSSDRAAVFLQDLDEYANLPNHVNAIDVLAEMEDGTVKSIGGGKEYYLMMEKVEGRDYFNDLTDFAGKAQLDDRDIAKIRSMAAYLGRIHAVKKGSKTLYWRKLRDTVGHGECLMGVFDIYPDGTLPYEEMADIVKRSVDWSYKLKPRYKRLSQIHGDFHPGNIWFKEATHEFILLDRSRGPWGEPADDVTALVINYIFFSVRHYGEVRGTYLEGLKLFFSEYIRCSGDPEIVEVTAPFFAFRCAVVANPVFYPDLSAEARTKIFNFARSVLSAERFEVERVNEYLDG, encoded by the coding sequence ATGATTAATGAAAAAGCGATAAAGGCCTATGTCCTGAAGGAATTCAGGGATATAAGCAACGTAGAGATCAGGAAGCTCGGTTCAGGGGTCCAGGGATCGGGGTTTCTCGTACAGATGCTGACAAAGAAGGGCTCTAAATCATATGTAGTGAAGTCGCTTCTGTCCGAGGGCTTTGGCCATGACTATTCCTCTGACAGGGCAGCGGTCTTTCTCCAGGACCTTGATGAATATGCCAATCTGCCGAACCATGTGAACGCAATAGATGTGCTTGCAGAGATGGAAGACGGGACCGTGAAATCGATCGGCGGCGGAAAAGAATATTATCTCATGATGGAGAAGGTCGAAGGCAGGGATTATTTCAATGACCTGACTGATTTTGCAGGCAAGGCGCAGCTTGATGACAGGGACATCGCAAAGATCAGGTCAATGGCAGCCTACCTTGGCAGGATACATGCGGTGAAGAAGGGATCAAAGACCCTTTACTGGCGGAAGCTGCGTGATACGGTTGGTCATGGCGAATGCCTCATGGGTGTCTTTGACATATATCCTGATGGGACGCTCCCGTATGAAGAGATGGCGGATATTGTTAAAAGGTCGGTTGACTGGTCATATAAACTGAAGCCGCGTTATAAAAGGCTTTCTCAGATCCATGGAGACTTCCATCCGGGGAATATATGGTTTAAAGAGGCGACGCATGAATTCATTCTCCTTGACCGGAGCCGCGGCCCCTGGGGAGAGCCTGCTGATGACGTCACTGCCTTGGTGATCAACTACATTTTTTTCTCGGTCAGGCATTATGGTGAGGTGAGGGGTACCTACCTTGAAGGGTTGAAGCTGTTTTTTAGCGAGTACATCCGGTGTTCCGGAGATCCGGAGATCGTTGAGGTGACCGCTCCCTTTTTCGCCTTCCGCTGCGCAGTTGTTGCAAACCCTGTCTTTTATCCTGACCTGAGTGCAGAGGCCAGGACAAAGATATTTAATTTCGCCAGGAGTGTTCTTTCCGCTGAACGGTTTGAGGTGGAGAGGGTGAATGAATATCTGGACGGTTAA
- a CDS encoding peptide-binding protein, which yields MSVSETAVDLQAATDQPAYGDAVIEGVIGEPSNLIPMLASDSASHNVSGLIFSGLVKYDTDLSVIGDLAESWDISKDGLVITFHLRKGVTWTDGAEFTAEDVMFGYKTIIDEKTPSAYKEDFLQVKKAEVLDKRTFRVTYDKPFAPALTSWTSLVILPKHLLEGKDITKSDLVRNPVGLGHYKLSKWVSGQELVLESNKDYFEGRPYIDRYIYKVIPDPATMFLVLKTGEVDTMGLTPIQYTKQTDNAFFKNNFRKYRYPAFSYTHLAFNQKHPWFSDKRVRQAMSYAIDKNEIVDVVLFGLGSPATGPYVPNTWPYNPNVKKYDYNPEKAKELLKEAGWEDRDGDGILDKDGKPFSFTILTNAGNNLRKNTATIIQSRLEKIGVKVEIRTVEWSTFVNQFIDKKRFEAVLLGWSIGLDADQYDIWHSSKTKEKELNFISFSNPEVDQLLEKGRRTFNLDERKKAYFRIQEILADEVPYIFLYVPDATPIVHARIKGIKPTAIGISYNLPKWYVPKPLQRHTMVP from the coding sequence ATGAGTGTATCCGAAACAGCTGTTGATCTGCAGGCAGCAACCGATCAGCCTGCATACGGTGATGCAGTCATTGAGGGTGTCATCGGCGAACCCTCGAATCTTATCCCGATGCTTGCCAGCGACAGCGCCTCGCACAATGTCTCAGGCCTCATTTTTAGCGGACTGGTCAAGTATGATACTGACCTGAGCGTTATCGGAGACCTTGCAGAATCATGGGACATTTCAAAGGACGGCCTTGTGATCACCTTTCATCTCAGAAAAGGCGTCACATGGACTGATGGAGCCGAATTTACTGCAGAGGATGTGATGTTCGGGTATAAAACCATTATCGATGAAAAAACGCCCTCTGCATATAAAGAAGATTTTCTTCAGGTCAAAAAGGCGGAGGTGCTGGACAAACGCACATTCCGTGTTACCTATGATAAGCCGTTTGCTCCTGCGCTCACAAGCTGGACAAGCCTCGTTATCCTGCCTAAGCATCTGCTTGAAGGCAAAGACATCACCAAGAGCGATCTGGTCAGAAATCCTGTGGGGCTTGGCCATTATAAACTTTCCAAATGGGTATCAGGCCAGGAACTGGTCCTCGAATCGAACAAGGACTATTTTGAAGGACGCCCCTACATTGACCGGTACATCTACAAGGTGATACCTGACCCTGCAACCATGTTCCTTGTGCTCAAGACCGGAGAGGTGGATACCATGGGCCTGACGCCGATCCAGTATACCAAGCAGACGGACAACGCCTTTTTCAAAAACAACTTTCGGAAATACCGGTATCCGGCCTTCAGCTACACGCATCTTGCCTTCAACCAGAAACATCCGTGGTTCAGTGATAAAAGGGTGAGACAGGCCATGTCCTATGCCATCGATAAAAACGAGATCGTTGATGTGGTGCTCTTCGGTCTTGGCAGTCCTGCAACAGGCCCGTATGTGCCGAACACCTGGCCGTATAACCCGAACGTGAAGAAATACGACTACAATCCCGAAAAGGCAAAAGAACTCCTGAAAGAGGCTGGATGGGAAGACAGGGACGGAGACGGCATCCTTGACAAGGACGGCAAACCGTTCAGCTTCACGATCCTCACGAACGCGGGCAACAACCTGCGCAAGAACACAGCAACGATCATCCAGTCCCGGCTTGAAAAGATCGGCGTAAAGGTCGAGATCAGGACGGTTGAGTGGTCAACATTTGTGAACCAGTTCATCGACAAGAAACGGTTTGAGGCAGTGCTTCTGGGCTGGTCGATCGGCCTCGACGCTGACCAGTATGATATCTGGCATTCTTCCAAGACAAAGGAGAAGGAGCTGAACTTTATCAGCTTCAGTAATCCTGAGGTTGATCAGCTGCTCGAAAAGGGGAGAAGGACATTTAATCTGGATGAGAGGAAAAAGGCCTATTTCAGAATCCAGGAGATCCTTGCCGACGAGGTACCCTACATCTTCCTCTATGTGCCTGATGCTACGCCGATCGTGCATGCCCGAATTAAGGGCATCAAGCCCACTGCCATAGGCATAAGCTATAATCTGCCGAAGTGGTATGTGCCAAAACCCCTGCAGCGGCATACCATGGTGCCATAA
- a CDS encoding S41 family peptidase, giving the protein MFKIKKQTFLVFFLVLAVATTGIVLGRLSVTAVSAEGEGYEELKTFTEVLSMVKKHYVEDVKSKDLVYGAIRGMLSSLDPHSSFMTAEGYKDMQVETKGEFGGIGIQIGMKENLLTVIAPIEDTPAYKAGIKAGDKIVKINAVTTRDMTLQDAVSKMRGAPKTTVTVSIMREGWKEPKDFILTREVIKVKSVKSKVLEGGIGYVKINQFQEQTANDLAAAMKKLEEEKITSLVLDLRNDPGGLLNSSIDVASQFLGKGKLVVYTKTRAGEKSEFLTNGDSHFTLPMVVLVNQGSASASEIVAGALKDWNRAVILGTVTFGKGSVQTVIPLTDGSGLRLTTAKYYTPKGKSIQGTGITPDIIVKLEAKNGAKEHPVLREKDLAHHLKNEQGDAKDAEKETAPMEVDEKDDIQLQRAVDILKTWNVFKELPKAS; this is encoded by the coding sequence ATGTTTAAGATAAAGAAGCAGACATTTCTTGTATTCTTCCTCGTCCTGGCAGTAGCAACCACAGGCATAGTCCTTGGCAGACTGTCAGTCACCGCAGTAAGCGCTGAAGGCGAGGGGTATGAGGAGCTTAAGACCTTTACCGAGGTCCTTTCCATGGTAAAGAAGCACTATGTAGAAGACGTAAAGTCAAAAGACCTTGTATATGGCGCGATCAGGGGCATGCTCAGCTCTCTTGACCCGCACTCAAGCTTCATGACCGCAGAAGGATACAAGGATATGCAGGTTGAAACAAAGGGCGAATTCGGCGGTATCGGCATCCAGATCGGGATGAAAGAAAACCTGCTGACAGTCATTGCTCCCATTGAAGACACGCCTGCATACAAGGCAGGTATCAAGGCAGGCGACAAGATCGTCAAGATTAACGCGGTAACCACCCGTGACATGACGCTTCAGGATGCCGTATCAAAAATGAGAGGAGCACCGAAAACCACCGTTACGGTCAGCATTATGAGGGAAGGCTGGAAAGAGCCCAAGGACTTCATCCTGACACGGGAGGTTATCAAAGTAAAAAGCGTAAAGTCAAAGGTCCTCGAAGGCGGTATTGGGTATGTAAAGATCAATCAATTTCAGGAACAGACTGCAAATGATCTTGCTGCTGCCATGAAGAAACTGGAGGAAGAAAAGATAACGTCACTCGTCCTTGACCTGAGAAACGATCCGGGAGGTCTGCTCAACAGCTCTATTGACGTGGCAAGCCAGTTTCTGGGAAAAGGCAAGCTGGTTGTGTACACCAAGACCAGGGCAGGTGAGAAGTCCGAGTTCCTCACAAACGGTGACAGCCATTTTACACTCCCCATGGTTGTGCTCGTGAACCAGGGAAGCGCAAGCGCATCGGAGATCGTAGCAGGCGCGCTTAAAGACTGGAACAGGGCTGTGATCCTCGGGACCGTGACCTTTGGCAAGGGCTCTGTTCAGACGGTAATCCCCCTCACCGACGGCTCAGGCCTGAGACTGACGACCGCAAAATACTACACTCCAAAGGGCAAGTCTATCCAGGGAACAGGCATTACGCCTGACATCATTGTTAAGCTCGAGGCAAAGAACGGCGCCAAGGAACACCCTGTGCTGAGGGAAAAAGACCTTGCGCACCACCTGAAGAACGAGCAGGGCGACGCAAAGGATGCGGAGAAGGAAACTGCGCCTATGGAAGTGGACGAGAAAGACGATATCCAGCTTCAACGGGCAGTGGACATACTTAAGACCTGGAATGTCTTCAAGGAACTGCCGAAGGCATCGTAA
- a CDS encoding peptidoglycan DD-metalloendopeptidase family protein — MFFAALLILALACPSISLAAPTELEYKKIQEKIDEEKKKLTAAQEREASVLNELDEVNKRLSIAETDLRKYRSNLRQTETTIGGIAIEMEKIKRSLERQKNWIRRKLRAMNRLGYGGDVLTQVLSAGDMAQLMRTWKYLEHVTLYENRILKTYRDNLQKLDAEQKKLEGLKIEFKTRQDKVRSKEAELAEKKKEKETILYSVRTEKATRQKMISELKEASRRMLDIIRESTKTDNYEGKGFTQLKGKLLWPADGKIAIPYGSHKDPQFDTPVFRNGVHIQTDSSGDARAVYGGKVIFAEWFKGFGQLVIINHGSGYHTLYGNLSEIFSKVGDIIKENQVIGKVGTSGVLNAQGIYFEIRYKGKPLDPAQWLKKKKR; from the coding sequence ATGTTCTTTGCCGCTCTCCTTATCCTTGCACTCGCCTGTCCTTCGATCTCCCTTGCGGCGCCAACTGAACTGGAGTATAAAAAAATCCAGGAGAAGATCGATGAAGAGAAAAAAAAGCTGACTGCGGCCCAGGAGCGCGAGGCCTCAGTCTTAAACGAGCTTGATGAAGTGAATAAGAGGCTGAGTATCGCCGAAACAGACCTCAGAAAATACCGGTCAAATCTGAGGCAGACAGAGACCACCATCGGCGGCATTGCCATCGAGATGGAAAAGATTAAACGCAGCCTCGAGCGGCAGAAGAACTGGATCAGGAGAAAGCTCCGGGCCATGAACCGACTCGGTTATGGAGGAGATGTCCTGACGCAGGTGCTGAGCGCCGGAGATATGGCGCAGCTTATGCGGACATGGAAATACCTTGAGCACGTCACCCTCTATGAAAACAGGATTCTGAAAACATACCGGGACAACCTTCAGAAGCTGGATGCAGAACAGAAAAAACTCGAAGGCCTCAAGATAGAATTCAAGACGCGGCAGGATAAGGTCAGGTCAAAAGAGGCGGAACTCGCGGAAAAGAAAAAAGAAAAAGAGACCATCCTCTATTCTGTCAGAACAGAGAAGGCTACGCGGCAGAAGATGATCTCTGAGCTGAAAGAGGCCTCACGCAGAATGCTTGATATCATCAGGGAATCGACAAAGACAGACAACTACGAAGGCAAGGGCTTTACCCAGCTCAAAGGGAAACTTCTCTGGCCTGCAGACGGGAAAATAGCAATCCCCTACGGCTCACACAAAGACCCGCAGTTTGATACACCGGTCTTCAGAAACGGCGTCCATATTCAGACAGACTCATCCGGAGACGCGCGTGCTGTGTACGGGGGCAAAGTGATCTTTGCCGAGTGGTTCAAGGGGTTCGGTCAGCTCGTTATCATCAACCATGGCAGCGGCTACCACACGCTCTACGGCAACCTTTCCGAGATTTTTTCAAAGGTTGGGGATATAATAAAAGAGAACCAGGTAATTGGAAAGGTCGGGACATCTGGCGTCCTCAACGCTCAGGGAATATACTTTGAGATCCGGTACAAAGGCAAACCACTTGACCCGGCCCAATGGCTGAAAAAGAAAAAGAGATAG
- a CDS encoding ABC transporter permease, translated as MLTSYAFKLAMQSLRKDKWINLLSMLTIFAGLFIISISFFVFYNIEIATRNLPEKFSMVAYLDANLSQEKVDQVVSAVKAKRAVSSVKFIPREEAFRELKGMLKNSQYVLEGLDDNPLPDSLEIKLKRDAMGSESVKQLAEETKKIKGVSEVDYGEKFLDALQNIKAGVKITGLVLAIILCTGIVFVCYSTVKILFYRRTDEIETFKLLGATKGFIRAPFIIEGAVIGITAGLTSLAAIFLLHHFLFLRLIISLPLFKTVLFPSNGFFLLPLIGMFLGVFGAEIALGRLKY; from the coding sequence ATGCTGACGTCCTATGCGTTTAAGCTCGCAATGCAGAGCCTGAGAAAAGACAAGTGGATCAACCTGCTGTCGATGCTTACGATCTTTGCCGGACTATTTATCATCAGCATCAGTTTCTTCGTCTTTTATAATATCGAAATAGCAACGCGGAACCTGCCTGAGAAGTTTTCCATGGTCGCATACCTCGACGCCAATCTCAGTCAGGAGAAGGTTGATCAGGTGGTCAGCGCGGTCAAGGCCAAACGGGCAGTCTCCTCAGTCAAGTTTATTCCCCGTGAGGAAGCGTTCAGGGAGCTCAAAGGCATGCTTAAGAATTCCCAGTATGTGCTTGAAGGGCTCGATGATAATCCCCTGCCTGACTCGCTCGAAATAAAGCTGAAGAGAGATGCCATGGGCTCTGAATCGGTCAAACAGCTCGCAGAGGAGACGAAGAAGATCAAGGGAGTCTCAGAGGTCGATTACGGTGAAAAGTTCCTCGATGCCCTGCAGAACATCAAGGCAGGAGTGAAGATAACCGGACTTGTCCTTGCCATTATCCTCTGCACCGGGATTGTATTCGTCTGCTATAGCACCGTAAAGATCCTCTTTTATCGAAGAACTGATGAGATCGAGACCTTCAAGCTCCTCGGCGCAACAAAGGGCTTCATCCGGGCCCCCTTTATTATTGAAGGTGCGGTTATCGGGATAACGGCAGGGCTCACGAGCCTTGCTGCCATATTTCTTCTTCATCATTTCCTGTTCCTCAGGCTCATTATCTCTCTGCCGCTTTTCAAAACCGTCCTCTTTCCTTCCAACGGATTTTTCCTCCTTCCCCTGATCGGCATGTTCCTCGGCGTTTTCGGCGCAGAGATCGCTCTGGGAAGGCTCAAATACTGA
- a CDS encoding diguanylate cyclase, producing the protein MNLEKETKIYRTFLVSVSLTIALCLSAVFLGFSIRTKHLIFDEILANARAHFNDIVMMRKWNARHGGVFVEKKNGIVSNPYLENPDIKTVEGKIYTKKNPALMTREISEYFKKEDRFSFHITSLKLMNPNNRPDEFEIEALKQFEGGLKEQYTTERVNNRTYFRYMAPLYIEQACLQCHRRQEYAVGDVRGGISVSMDVEELQGKLKFNALIIGLFALTTLVLLFSLIWYFTARLIRSISEARRKIEHMAVTDELTELFNRRQLMSRFREEFSRAARLHLNLGCIIFDIDNFKKINDTYGHQSGDAVLKIIAARTKESIRNYDVLGRYGGEEFLLILPHTTNEDLLQIAERTRQLIADKQIEAISVTISLGVSYLQDGDQSIESLIKRADEGLYEAKRLGRNRVVAV; encoded by the coding sequence ATGAATCTCGAAAAAGAGACAAAGATTTATCGGACATTCCTGGTATCCGTCAGTCTCACTATCGCCCTATGTCTTTCAGCTGTTTTCCTCGGCTTTTCCATAAGGACAAAGCATCTTATATTTGATGAAATCCTGGCAAATGCACGCGCACATTTTAACGACATAGTAATGATGCGCAAGTGGAACGCACGGCATGGTGGAGTTTTTGTAGAAAAGAAGAACGGCATTGTCTCAAATCCCTATCTCGAAAACCCTGACATAAAGACCGTTGAAGGAAAGATATACACAAAGAAGAACCCGGCTCTCATGACCCGCGAAATATCTGAATATTTCAAGAAGGAAGACCGGTTCTCGTTTCATATAACCAGTCTGAAACTGATGAATCCCAATAACAGGCCGGATGAATTTGAAATTGAAGCCCTTAAACAGTTTGAGGGAGGTCTTAAAGAACAGTATACGACAGAACGGGTTAATAACCGCACGTATTTCAGGTATATGGCTCCACTCTATATTGAACAAGCCTGCCTCCAATGCCACCGCAGGCAGGAGTATGCAGTTGGTGATGTGCGTGGAGGTATCAGCGTATCCATGGACGTTGAGGAGCTGCAGGGAAAACTTAAATTCAACGCATTGATAATAGGCCTATTCGCATTAACAACGCTTGTGCTGCTGTTTTCTCTTATCTGGTATTTTACGGCCAGACTTATCAGAAGTATTTCTGAAGCGCGCAGAAAGATTGAACATATGGCAGTAACCGATGAACTAACAGAGCTGTTTAACAGGAGACAGTTGATGTCGAGGTTCAGGGAAGAATTTTCACGGGCTGCCCGCCTGCATCTGAACCTGGGATGCATCATATTCGACATTGACAACTTTAAGAAGATTAATGATACATACGGACACCAGAGCGGAGATGCCGTACTTAAAATAATTGCGGCAAGAACAAAAGAATCGATTCGTAATTACGACGTACTCGGGAGGTATGGCGGGGAGGAATTTCTCTTGATACTGCCTCACACCACAAATGAGGATTTGCTTCAGATAGCAGAAAGGACAAGGCAATTGATTGCAGACAAACAGATTGAAGCCATTTCAGTAACGATAAGCCTCGGAGTATCGTATTTGCAGGATGGAGACCAGTCTATAGAATCTCTGATAAAGAGAGCTGATGAAGGTCTTTATGAGGCAAAGCGCTTGGGCAGAAACAGAGTTGTAGCTGTTTAA
- a CDS encoding ribonuclease H-like domain-containing protein translates to MARIIFDIETAGKDFDSLEPAVQDYLLKWAETEEDKKDVKESLSFYPLTAEIVAIGMYDPDKCKGSVFFQNNADPLLPFEEEGVTYENGTEQEIIQRFWETIRGYNQFVTFNGRGFDCPFIMVRSAVHKIKPLRDLMPNRYGDAHIDLFDQLTFFGASRRKFSLDMWCRAFGIKSPKAEGITGYEVKDLFKAGKHMDIARYCAGDLKATAELFAVWENYIRIPNQKKY, encoded by the coding sequence ATGGCACGCATAATTTTCGATATAGAGACCGCTGGAAAGGATTTTGATTCCCTGGAGCCGGCCGTTCAGGATTACCTGCTTAAATGGGCTGAGACGGAGGAGGACAAAAAAGACGTAAAGGAGAGCCTCTCATTCTATCCTCTCACGGCAGAAATCGTTGCGATCGGCATGTACGACCCTGACAAATGCAAAGGATCTGTCTTTTTTCAGAATAATGCTGATCCGCTTCTGCCCTTTGAAGAAGAAGGCGTTACCTACGAAAACGGCACAGAACAGGAGATCATTCAGCGGTTCTGGGAAACCATAAGGGGCTATAACCAGTTCGTCACCTTTAACGGAAGAGGCTTTGACTGTCCCTTTATCATGGTCCGCTCGGCCGTGCATAAGATAAAACCGCTCCGCGACCTGATGCCGAACCGGTATGGCGACGCACATATAGACCTTTTTGACCAGCTCACCTTTTTTGGCGCATCACGCAGGAAGTTCAGTCTTGATATGTGGTGCCGGGCCTTTGGTATCAAGAGCCCAAAGGCAGAAGGCATCACCGGCTATGAGGTGAAAGACCTTTTCAAGGCAGGAAAACATATGGACATTGCCCGGTACTGCGCAGGGGATCTTAAGGCAACCGCCGAACTCTTTGCGGTCTGGGAGAATTACATCAGGATACCGAACCAGAAGAAGTATTAA
- a CDS encoding ATP-binding protein: protein MDLQSFNPWWKTGKISPEFIGRKRKIFKEIVPYIDKRQIVLFTGLRRVGKTTLMYQIMDELIGKNTNPYHILYFSFDEMRYDLEEIIRQYEAEVLRDDISKKKVYIFLDEIQKLEGWPSKVKLLYDANPKLKIFLTGSAQITMWQGTRESLAGRFFDFMIKPLDFEEYLDFKEAGIDKHREKIFEKDLKRHMAVFLKTGGFIEALDMEEPVLRKYLKESLLERVIFVDIPQTFKLDLPDLLMKLLTITASRPGFYLDYKNLSNDLNIDQRTIANYISYLEYALFLQKLYNYSPNLLTSEKKVKRLYLCNTAFTLALNQQADLPAVLEQFFVNSLNAKFFLKTPQKEEIDIIHAHDNIVLPVEIKIKAKIGRDDVKTLFKFLERNKLNKALLVTLDTETKFEMEGLLIEAIPYWKYWSIRNKIS from the coding sequence ATGGACTTACAAAGCTTTAACCCTTGGTGGAAGACAGGAAAGATATCCCCTGAGTTTATTGGAAGGAAAAGAAAAATATTCAAAGAGATTGTTCCGTATATAGACAAGCGCCAGATCGTGCTGTTCACAGGGCTAAGAAGGGTCGGAAAGACAACCCTCATGTATCAGATCATGGATGAACTCATCGGAAAGAATACGAACCCTTATCATATTCTCTATTTCTCATTCGACGAGATGAGATACGACCTCGAAGAGATCATCAGACAGTATGAGGCTGAGGTGCTCCGGGACGATATCTCAAAGAAGAAAGTCTATATATTCCTCGACGAGATACAGAAGCTTGAGGGCTGGCCTTCAAAGGTGAAACTCCTCTATGATGCAAACCCGAAATTAAAAATATTTCTGACCGGCTCAGCACAGATAACCATGTGGCAAGGCACAAGGGAAAGCCTGGCAGGAAGGTTCTTTGATTTTATGATCAAACCCCTGGACTTTGAGGAGTACCTTGATTTCAAAGAGGCTGGGATAGACAAGCACAGGGAGAAGATCTTCGAGAAGGATCTGAAGAGGCATATGGCAGTATTTCTGAAGACCGGTGGGTTTATCGAGGCACTTGATATGGAGGAGCCTGTGCTCAGGAAATACCTCAAAGAGAGCCTTCTTGAGCGGGTTATCTTTGTGGACATTCCGCAGACCTTTAAGCTCGACCTGCCCGATCTGCTTATGAAGCTGCTGACCATTACTGCTTCAAGGCCAGGCTTTTATCTTGATTACAAAAATCTGAGCAATGACCTTAATATTGACCAGCGGACTATTGCAAATTACATCTCATATCTTGAATATGCCCTGTTCCTGCAGAAGCTGTACAATTATTCTCCAAATCTCCTCACCAGCGAGAAAAAAGTGAAAAGGCTCTATCTCTGCAATACAGCATTTACGTTGGCGCTGAACCAGCAGGCCGATCTGCCGGCAGTACTTGAGCAGTTCTTTGTAAACAGCCTCAATGCCAAGTTCTTTCTGAAGACCCCGCAGAAAGAGGAGATCGACATAATCCATGCCCATGATAATATTGTGCTGCCAGTGGAGATTAAGATCAAGGCAAAGATAGGCAGGGATGATGTGAAGACACTATTTAAATTCCTTGAGAGGAACAAGCTTAACAAGGCTCTGCTTGTCACCCTTGACACTGAGACGAAATTCGAGATGGAGGGCCTTTTGATCGAGGCTATTCCTTATTGGAAATACTGGAGCATCAGGAATAAGATAAGCTGA
- the ftsE gene encoding cell division ATP-binding protein FtsE: MIHFENVTKEYELQTALRDVTCSVEKGEMVFLTGPSGSGKTTMLKLVYLAELPDQGNITIAGWETGSLKESSIPFVRRNIGVVFQDFRLLDNRNIFENIALALRIRGIGEREIKMRVFEALKTVNLRHKADSYPKRLSGGEQQRIVIARAIVAEPTVLLADEPTGNLDPETAEDVLKTFKDIHAKGTTILIATHNRELYMNSGKRVLRLESGSLVSQEVC; this comes from the coding sequence ATGATACATTTTGAAAACGTCACCAAGGAGTATGAACTTCAGACAGCCTTGCGGGATGTGACCTGCTCCGTCGAAAAAGGAGAGATGGTGTTTCTGACAGGGCCCAGCGGTTCAGGCAAAACAACCATGCTCAAGCTCGTGTATCTTGCAGAACTGCCTGACCAGGGCAACATTACGATCGCCGGATGGGAAACCGGCTCGCTGAAAGAGTCGAGCATCCCGTTTGTGCGGCGCAATATCGGCGTTGTCTTCCAGGACTTCAGACTCCTCGATAACCGAAATATTTTCGAGAACATTGCACTGGCGCTCAGGATCCGCGGCATTGGTGAACGGGAAATTAAAATGCGGGTCTTTGAAGCGCTCAAAACCGTCAATCTCCGGCACAAAGCTGACAGTTATCCCAAAAGACTCTCAGGGGGAGAGCAGCAGAGGATCGTGATCGCACGGGCTATCGTTGCTGAGCCGACGGTCCTGCTGGCTGATGAACCGACCGGCAACCTCGATCCTGAGACGGCTGAAGACGTGCTGAAGACATTTAAGGACATTCATGCCAAAGGCACGACCATCCTGATCGCTACGCACAATCGGGAACTCTATATGAACTCGGGCAAAAGGGTTCTGCGGCTTGAATCCGGATCCCTGGTAAGCCAGGAGGTATGCTGA